The window CTGCGTGCTGCCTGAGCCAAATGGCCAGGCAGCACCAAGTTATGCTGGTTGCGATGTCAATCGAGGTCTCAATATCGTTGCGGTATTTTTTAAAGAATATTGCGGATCATATATATTATTAAATGAAGAGGTAATACCAATGAGAAAGGGCTTTTTGGTTTTAATCATGCTTTGCTTTACTATGATCTTTACCCCAGGTTTTAGTCATCCAAAAGCAGAAAATAAAGATGCTATTGCTGAATTACAGGAATTTCCAACGAGATTTTTGCATAAAGAGATCAACAATGCTATATACGAAAAATATGGTACAGATTGGATTTTCAATCCTGTGAAAGTCTGTGGAGTAAAGGAACATATTTTTATTGAAGGAGTCCTACACCGAAGAAATAAAGTTAAAAACATTAAGATTAACCTTCAGAAACAAATATCCGAGTATAAGATGATTGATATATCAGAAGTATCAGCCAAAGAAAATTAAAGTTGTAGAATGCCTTTCCGGATGCGGATTGGTAAGTGATCCGTAGGCCTGGTACCATCAACTGCAGGGCTATTACCGTCCACGCTCAGTCTCCTTACCTTATTTTATGGATGCCTTGTTAACCGCTGAACAGGATGTCGGGTATGACTCAACTGGGAATATCTCAGCTAGCGCCATTCAAGTTTTTCATGTCAAAGGTTCTCCGTTTTCCCTGGATCAAAATGAAATCCGAGTCCACCCGCCTAACAACAGCAAAGGGAATTTTGGAAATATTCTGCCGCATTTGACCGTCACCAGAACGGGTATGCTGTGGGAGAAGAAGCTTAATCTTCCTGACAACGCCGGGGAGAACCTGCCTTGGCTTGCGCTGCTTATGCTCAGGGAAAGCGAATGGCCTGGAGACGGTAAGCCGATGAAGGGAACAGTCAATCAGTTTCAGCATAGTTCGGATACAACTCTCTACATCCCTCAACTAGAGGATGTGCTTTCGGAAGAAGCGGATACACTCTGTCAATATATCGAAATTACGGTCCAGCAGTTCCAGGAACTCATGCCGGACACGGACATCCATTCTCGAGGCCTCCGTTATTTTGTCGGCGCACGTACTAATCAAACAGATGAATCTCAGGGAATGTCTGTGATCACGGCGCACCGCTTCCCGCAAGTCGATCAGGACAAGAAGGACGGTAACCAGTTCAGAGTGTACCTGGTCTCCCTCGAAGGCTTAGAGTGTTGTCTCCAAGACAAATGGCCTTCAGGGATAGTAAAGGTTCGAATGCTGTGTTTGTATCACTGGTCGTTCACTTCAATTCCTAGCAATGGTGAGAGTTTTCATGAATTGATGGAACAGTTACTTCAACATACCTCTGGAAGCGATACCTGGCTGAGATATCCGCAGCTCATGCAGACAAGCGGAATTGAGCACATCGAGAACAGACGAAACGATGGTTATGTGCCGCATGTCTATCATACGAGATCGGGAGAGGAGACGCTTGCTTGGTACCGAGGACCGTTCGTACCCGTAAGCAATCCGCCCGAGCCAGTTATTAAATCCAGCAATACTTCCCAAGAAGCGATGGTTTATGACGGTGAGTATGGGACGTTTGATCTTTCCTATGCCGTAGCTTTCGAATTGGGGAGATTAATGGCTTTGGCCGATACCCAGTTTACAGTCAACCTCATGAAATGGAGGAAAAATCTGACCTCTTTATTTACCAAACATTACTTAACGGACGATGATGATACCCAAATCAACGATCGGTTTGAAGACATATTTTCAAATTCAGATTGGGCTAATAATGTGCAGAAAGCGCTCAAATATAATACCGAACAAACTGTCTTGACTCAAAAGCGAGTGGCTTGGAGAAGGGAAAGCCGCAGGCACAGACCGAACCCAATTAAAGTCATCGAACGGATAATGGACCGCAGGGATCTTTCATACTTTAACACCTTACGTTCAAGTGAGGAACAACAGAAGGTTACTGATTGGATCAGCGAAGCGGCCGAACATGTGGATATCCCGCTCTCACACATGGTACCTATGGATCAGATGCTACCCACCGAACATATGAGAGTGTTCCGGATCGATCCATCATGGATCCGTTTTTTTATCGAGGGAGCGACAAGTATCGGCGTGCAAACCAAGTTTGATGTATTCATGAATCAGAGGATTCGAAATGTAGCGACGCCTGGAACAGAACATCTTTTTGGTATGCTGTTAAGATCCGCGCTGGTTTCCGGCTGGCCTGCGCTACAGATTAAAGGCTATAACGATCATGGTGATGATGCTGGCACGGAAAACCCTCTGCGGCTGCAGGAGCAAGTTATGTTGACGATTTTTCGGGAAGTCCCGAAGAGAATCACAATTACGGAACCCCATGAAGGACTCAGCTACGGGATGAATGATGAAGGAACTATCACGGTCAGACATATTGAACCTCGCCAGATCGGAGACATTGTCAATGATAGCACAGGGCAACCGGTGAAAGTCCCCATCAAGAATTATATTGATCCAAACAATGGAGTCCTGAACGCTAATGAATGTATGTCTGAGCTGATTCGTAACATACCCGAGGCCACAGATGATGACCAGTGGATGCCGACTCACTTTAACCTGCAATTACTGAACGGAGCCGATCAAGGCGTATTTGAAATTCAACCCTGAAAGGAGTACTTGTTCCATGTTGAAGAATGGATTGTGCGTGCCTATGCTGCTGGATGCGCTTGTAGTGAACGATTATATCCGGCAAAACCGGCCTTTTCGGAGGCATCGAATGGATTATGCTATGCTGGATCAGTGGGACTCTCCTGAGCCGCCTCCTTTCGGAGATCTGGAAGACGACTTCCGCAATAATCCGGACAATAACGGGATTTACTTGCAGTGGGAATTGCCAAGCGGATTCACTCAAGTCATTTTGTCAAAGGACAAGCCGGATATTCGTTATCCGCTAGTTCCCAACCGCTGGCTGATTACCCGTAAGCTACATGGAGTTGATAGCTCCCCGTATGACGAATCGTGGATTGTTGTTAGCGATAAATTATGGCGTATTTCGTCAAAGGGCAGTCCCTATAGAACCCTCAATGAGGATTTTGAACGATTAAATTCCATCGGAGAGAAGAAGCGGTTAGAAGATTGGGAGGAGCTGCGTTTTCCCTCAGACTTGTTTTTAACAGCCGACGGTTGCGGCGACTTCACCTTCTCGGCTTTTCAACCGGGTAATGAAAATGTTTTCTCTATCCATGATCGGTTGGAGGGTATTCCGGCAGATACTGAAGTCGATCTCAATTATACGGTACTGGGGTGGTTCTCCAGTTCTCATGAAGATCCGTTACATCATGTTCGTTCGCGGGAGCAGCTACTGTCGATATTGAATAGGTATCAATGGGTGATCGATGATTCCGGTCAACTCCCTCGCCGAACCTTGCTGAAGGGAAACATTGAGCAGGTCCGTTGGGTCAGATCTGGCGACCCTGCCCGTACGCCACGTAATGAGAACCCCAATCATACGGTGACGATTGGTATGACATCAACCGACGCAATATGTGAGTTAATGGGAAGTATCAGTGGATCAAACTCCCAGTCATTTAGTCAACTGCTGGAAGTCTTTCTGTATGGACAGTTGGACGCACTGGGAGAGGCAGGAGGGGAGGAAACGATTGATGATGTTATTCATAAAACGGGCTTCCGCAGCTCACGCGGTGGTATTGTGTGGAAACTGGTTGACCGGAAGGAGTCTCAAGAACTACGCCCTCCTGCAGCTGTTACTCAGACGGATGATAGCTTTCAACTTCGTCATTTGTTAGCACAGCTTAATGTTCTTCAGCTTGCACTGGACGAAACATGCCGCAACGTATCTACCAGACAGCAGCAACTCTACGAAGCCTGGTGGAAATGGAAGAAGAAATGCCGTAGAGACGGATGTGCGGAGGCGGTTCAATTATCCAGGTTATTTGAAACCTTAGACGACCAGCTTGGGCAGCGAGATCGGCTGTCTGAGGATGTTAAGGAATTCGTGGCTATAATCAACGACCATCTGACTCAAACAGGGAGCACAAAGCAATTAACATGTGAGGATATGCCCCGTTTTTGGTCGCCGAGTGATCCTGTGGTGTTGATCTCCGGTTACCACAAACAATTGAATCTGCCAGCGCGTCCAAATATCAATTGCGTGGTCTATGAATTTAGCGAAAACTTTACCGAAACATCAGCAGGAAAGTTGCCTGAGTTTGTGTCCGAGGGTCTTTTGCTCCCCATCCCCGATGAAAGAAAGCAGATTTGGGAGCAACCCTGGAAACCGCTTTTTTTGGAGTGGGAGGCAGAGTGGACAGCGATACCTTACACAAGCGCCAATTGGCAATTCGACGGACGAGAGCTGCGTTGCGCCGATCACCCAACAATGCAACCGTCTCAAACCTTTTGCGGCCGTACCTATTTGGGAGCACACTCCGCATTCTCAATCAAAGATAGGCTGCAACACTATGTGGACCATCATCCGGAACCGATCAGCATTCCATTAATGCTTAGAGAATTCATTGCAGGCATGGAAGAGTGGGATGTTCTGTCACAGACACTTGGTGGGCTACATCGTCAACTTTTGCAACACAATCCCCAAATGCATCCCATCCCTATAGGGGAGGAGGCGGAGGATATGGCCCCTCTGCTGGAAAACCAAAGCACAGCCATGCCCTTTGCAGCCAGTATTTTGGACAGCAGTCGGGAGTCTTTGTTCCAACCGATCCGCAGCGGTCACCTTAAGCTGAAACGACTGGCAATAGTCGATGCTTTTGGACAAGTTGAGGAGATTGAGATGCCCTTAACGCCGACCTTCATTGCCGAATCCTTGCGCACCGACAGCGAAACGCTGGGCATTGCAGAACTGAAGCCGCGTATTGTTCAAGGTGCCCGGCTTCAGTTTCACTGGGTGTCGTCCGAACGTGATGAAGATGAGTTGAACATGTCTCCAGAGGCACAGCCCGTTTGTGGATGGGTACTTCCGAACCATTTGGACAGGGGGCTGACGATATATGATCCGTACGGTAAGATCCTCGGGGAAGTGAGGTTAAATGGACGGGTGGGATCTCCGGGAACGACTGTTTGGGAACCTGCTCCCGAAGTTGTTTCCTTGTCTGATCTTGCTTGGCGCGAGCGCAACCGGCATTTGGAGCGTTTCATCCATGGTCTGACCCATGCGCCGGACCAGGGCGGAGCATTAAGCGCATTATTGCCAGCGATTGATGAGACGTTGTGGGTGATTAACCCAAAGGGGCGTTCATTCGACAAATCGTTAAGCGTCTTAATTGGCAGGCCCCTTGTTCTGGCCAGAGTTAAGTTATCTTTGGAGTTGGATGGAGAATACTTATTTCATCCTAAACACTTCCCACTGTTTCGCAACCGCCCAGATTATGTAAAGAAGAAATTTAAAGTAAAACTGGGCAACCTGTACTCTCCAAAGGATGGGTTAATTGGTTACTATTTAAACGACGATTATACAAAGTTCTATTGCGTTCACAAATCCAATCGAACTAATTCGCCATATCTGGAGGAGATTGGAGAAGCTTCTTTTTTGAGTTACCACTGACGAATAGACCGATCTATGCGACTTTGCTTTTTGATCCAGGTGCATCGATTTTCTCCTATACAGACGTGGTTCCAGCCAAAGCACTGAACTTGCCGGAAAAATACTATACCCAAGCGTTACAACGAATGGAAGTCTTCTTCCGGGTCGGACCTGTACTTACAACTGTACTTGAGCGAACGCCCGATGCCAGTCGTATCATCATGCCGACGCCGCATTTGACCTCCGGAGAGTGGACCTGGTTTGAAAGAAGTCGCACGGATGAAAACAATTGGGAGCCTATGATTCCGGTAGACGAGGAGCAGAAGGAACTGCCTAGCCGAGAAGCTCCTACAATAAGAGATGGGCTGCTGCGGCTTAAGCTCGGCGAAACACAGTCATAATAGTCCTAGATGTTTGAATTAACGCATCGGTAAGTAGAGCGTATCTGTCCGTCAATACCAAGCCCAAAAGGTAATAGGAGCGATAAAGACGTAGAGGGAGGAGAAACGAGAAGGGGCGCTTAGAGTTGGGTGGCGGCTAGACCCTCATATGAAGGAGCGGGTCATGGCTACGTCTGCTTGATCCGCGGCAGCGCGGCTGGAGAGCGAGGAAGTAAAACATCGCGCGGCCAAGGAACCACGAAGGGCGGTAGGGAACGTTAACGGTCGGATCGCGGCAGGAGGACGTGCCAAGTGGCTACGTCCTCTTAGTCCGTGACAGCACTGCAGCGGACGCTGCTGACAGTCCGGGGAGAATCATCCGAATGCAGCCGGATCGCCGATAGAGCGCGCATAGGTACCAGGACGCCATCAATTCGCTCTGGAAGGAAGGCAATAAAAGAGGCCGGCGCGTCGCTGGGTAACTAGAAAAGGCGAGAGTTAATAGGAAAGTCAGTGGGAGCCGGGCCAGCTCGGAGAACAATGTGGGGGACCTCCTCTTTTTCAGCTTCAGCGGTCTGCGCCTCTACGATCACCGCAGTACGGATCGGGCGCAGCAAAATTGACGGCGCACGGCCTTATTGTCAACAGGTCTGGTTCGGCGCAGACCTCCCGGACGCCACACCTTCTATTGCATGCCTAGGCATCTGGAACATTAACACTGGGAAAATATCAAGGGCAGCCGGTCGAAAGTGCATGCAATAGAAACGAGGCGCTCGTACTATAAGGAAAGAACACGCGTTGGACGAAGGGTTTCTTTTGGACAGAACGATACGGGAACATAAGTTCTTATTCAGACATATGTACAAAATACGCCTTTTGTGTATATGTTGACAAAGACTAATTCTAAATCATCTGCCGGACACCTAGCTTGCTTGCGAGTCGTCGTCTCTTGTCAAACATTATACTGTTGACGCACTTATAAAATATTAAACTGGGGTAGGCCGTACTTTTATATTTATGTGCCCTGACTCGGAAGAAGCAAACATAAAGGACATCGTGCCGAATTGGCCCGATGTCCCTTTATACATTATTAGAACTGTTTTTTGAACAAGCGCATAAATTCATCAGCAAATTTTTTTACATAGTCTTTGTCTAATGCTGTTGCAAGTGTTTCCTCATTATGATTTGCAGTTGGTGTCCAATTATAAGAGCCATGCATTACATAATCCAAATCAATGATACAGAACTTATCGTGCATTCGGTTATAATTGTTCCACCCATGCCTCGAAATAACAGTTAACTCAAAATTAGCTTTTAAATTGGGAAGCAATTTGCTATTTGTTTCTTCATCAGAGATTGCGATACGGATGTTAAGTCCCTCTTCTTTTTCTTCAGCAACTCATCGTATATGGTTTTATTGGTAAACCATGCAACCGCTGCCCATATTAGAAATCTTGCATCTCGAATTCCTTGAATAATTGTTTCTTCAATTTCCGAGAAAACAACATCATGTTCCCTGTCTTCCTGAGTTTCTGAATAAAGCATTTGAGGCTTAATAAGAGTGGAACCTAAAGCATAATCATCAGATTCTTCGTATACATATCCTACTAAACCAGCTATATGATCTTTTAATTTGTTCGCTTCATTTATCAAGGGGATAGGTACTCTTAACTCTACATCTTCATAATGCTGTCCTGGACGTATAGCAAAAGCATATTTAGCAATTGAATTTACTTTTGAACGCCTGATAATTGGTAGTATTTTATCTCTATGTTCTTTAAATTTCTCATCAAATTTTAGTGTCTCGATCATTGTATTCACAAAAACCTGATAATCCATAAATACCCCCACATCACACCAATATTTTCTATAACTAATTTATCAGATTATATCATCGCGGTATTACGATATCAATTTAATGAAGGAAGTTTTTGTATGAATGAAAAGGATAACTATCTGAAAAACGCAAAGCTTTCCACCGAACAGAAGCCTAATATTGCTACGCTACCCACTTTACTAGGCGTGATCAAAGTTGCAGATCGTACCCGACTCCGGACGGGCGCCGTTGTCCGTTCGGAGTTATGCGGAACTGCCACCGCTGTTTGCCGGGGTGTACGAAGATGCCGCTGGCGCAGGTCATTCCGCTAGGCTGCAACCATCTGCGCGGATGGTTGCAGCCGGTTCTGATCATTCCAACGGTCCGTCGCAATCTGCCAACAGGTGAGCGGAGTGGTCACCTGTTGTGGTTGTCTCATGACATCCGCTTGCAAGTGGGTGAGTTGAAGCCGCCGTTTACTCCGGTCTGTGGCCGTTCCATCTCCAAATGTGAATAGGCGGCACGTTAGCAATATGGGGAAGATTATTCACGCTTCGGCGTTGCATGAATAGAAGTTCTTTTACAAGTGCAAGGTCAACATTTACGGCATATCCATCAACCATCATTTTGCGGATAAGTCACTAAGCTAGGTCATACCCCTGCATCCAGCATGCTGCTGAAAAGCGCATTGCCACCCAAATTCGATCTCTTTCATTAGATCATTTCATTTCCTATATTTTCACAAGCTAACTGGTTGATACTTGCAAACACACTGTCGTTGTGATGAAAGGTAGACTCTTCAGCTTTTATCGCAGCTTGAGCGATTTCCTGCATGATGAAAGCTGCATTTCCAAGAGTGAGTTTTGTATTCGTGATTTTTACTAATGCCGCTTGTTTCTGTTTTATGATTTCTTGTGCCTGCTCTAACCGTATCTTTGTGTGCTTCCTGGCTTCTCGGAAAATATCAAGGGTCTCCTTGTCAAACTCCTTTTGTCGATCTCTCTGATAAATTTCAAAATGCGCTGCATCTATTGTTAGAAACACATCTTGAAGTATTGCTTCAGGTTTTACGGGGTGAGTGACACCATTTGAAGATGAAACTCGAAACAGTTCCCTGGTGTTGCAGTTCATAATCAAAGTTGATCCGTCCAGCAGGGTGACTTTGATCTCTCTCGCCGGTTCTTCTTTCATTTCTGTTCTCTCCTTTTGCTTAGATATGGTTCGGTTCGTAACCCTTAGGGTCAGTTTCAGAAAACATTCGGCAGAATACCAACGCCTGGAGCTGTCGCGAAGATTTTGTCGATGTTTTTTTTAGAATATTCCCAACGTGATTTTTAATTGTTTTTTCAGATATCTTTAGAGAAGCAGCGAGGTCTCGATTATTGTATCCGTGAAGGGTCAAATTCTGGACGATCTCCAGCTCTCTTCCGGTCAATAAAAATTCATTTTCAAATCTCAAATAAAAATCATCTGCGACGATATTGCTAGCTGATTGTTGACTCATTTCTTATCATCCTATTCTTATTGAATTTATATCTATGTTGCGGAAGAAAACAAACCAAAGGAGAACAAGTGTAAGACCGATACAGACGTTTTCAACGATAGTCCCGCTAAACTGTCCAGTGCTCATTAGACGTAGCTTTAGGCGGAATTTGAACGGTGGTAATGGTCGTATGCCATGATTGGTAATCGCATCGGCCAGAAGATGGAGTAAATATGATAGTCCACCGGCAATCCAAAGTATCTGGTCATATGAATGAGTTGAAAAATAGAGCAGGGCTGTCCAGCCAAGGACACCGTAAAATGTATGCGTTAATC of the Paenibacillus sonchi genome contains:
- a CDS encoding phospholipase D-like domain-containing protein, which produces MLPNLKANFELTVISRHGWNNYNRMHDKFCIIDLDYVMHGSYNWTPTANHNEETLATALDKDYVKKFADEFMRLFKKQF
- a CDS encoding helix-turn-helix domain-containing protein, translated to MSQQSASNIVADDFYLRFENEFLLTGRELEIVQNLTLHGYNNRDLAASLKISEKTIKNHVGNILKKTSTKSSRQLQALVFCRMFSETDPKGYEPNHI